One Owenweeksia hongkongensis DSM 17368 genomic region harbors:
- a CDS encoding GNAT family N-acetyltransferase codes for MLRPVNLNDAPAIAEIYNHYVRETIITFEEIEIDAAEIEKRIEIITAKYPWIVFEEDGEILGYAYAGEWRTRSAYRFVAESAVYLKHDLPPKGIGSLLYAELLQKLKAQGIHAVMGVLGLPNEPSIKLHEKFGFKKVAHFKEVGFKFEKWVDVGYWQLTFD; via the coding sequence ATGCTTCGCCCCGTAAACCTAAATGACGCCCCAGCTATAGCTGAAATTTATAACCACTACGTACGCGAAACCATTATTACGTTTGAGGAAATTGAAATTGATGCCGCTGAAATTGAGAAGCGAATTGAGATCATTACCGCAAAATACCCCTGGATAGTTTTTGAGGAAGATGGCGAAATCCTCGGCTACGCCTATGCCGGTGAGTGGCGCACTCGGTCAGCTTACCGCTTTGTTGCCGAAAGTGCTGTTTACCTTAAACATGATTTACCACCAAAAGGAATTGGCTCACTGCTCTATGCAGAGCTACTTCAAAAGCTGAAAGCGCAAGGTATTCACGCGGTTATGGGCGTTTTGGGCTTACCCAATGAACCTAGCATAAAGCTCCATGAAAAGTTTGGCTTTAAAAAAGTGGCTCACTTTAAAGAAGTCGGTTTTAAGTTTGAAAAATGGGTAGATGTTGGTTATTGGCAGCTCACGTTTGATTAA
- a CDS encoding TlpA family protein disulfide reductase, whose product MNNNFLLLAIFAFCLTGKSQLTTIQFSDSLFPQENESHGFTFLFDVNADSVSTRFGVFHFKYPKNFQANDTAYCSEYFVGFPGKRPRGISMLVANYKSGNPTLYIDRNNNLDFGDDYNSPISFRDSSTFFVLTGKSDPKEQFGMKYWIDKLDTASTSFHDKMFNVEGMREKGIDMMSSLYWFKTKRYESRITKTTLNGDSVKVALHDYNINGRFDDAGKDMIFFGEPNFPFDADLISGALTLDTSATLFSFHNQVYKVIEVDPFGKFITIEPSNLAYEKSLGPGDPMPNLMLPTPQGDSLSLKSMIDGKHYLVIDMWADWCKPCHASAPKLKEFAEKHRDKVKMLGVSPHNLNDAVANYTTKYGHDWTQALTTKEFMKTFLADEYPRYILIDPKGKIVSLRTYPHQIEELIE is encoded by the coding sequence ATGAATAACAACTTTTTACTACTTGCAATCTTCGCTTTCTGCCTTACCGGAAAATCCCAACTGACCACAATTCAATTTTCGGATAGCCTATTTCCACAAGAAAACGAAAGCCACGGTTTTACATTTCTTTTTGATGTAAATGCAGATTCTGTTTCCACCAGATTTGGAGTATTTCACTTTAAGTATCCAAAGAACTTCCAAGCTAATGATACGGCTTATTGCTCAGAATACTTTGTGGGTTTTCCCGGCAAACGTCCCCGAGGTATAAGCATGCTCGTGGCCAACTACAAGAGCGGGAACCCAACCTTATACATTGACAGAAATAATAACCTTGACTTTGGAGATGATTACAATTCTCCGATCAGTTTTAGAGACTCTTCTACTTTCTTCGTTCTCACAGGAAAATCTGACCCTAAGGAACAATTTGGCATGAAGTATTGGATTGACAAATTAGATACTGCCAGCACCAGCTTTCACGACAAAATGTTTAATGTTGAGGGCATGAGAGAAAAGGGAATAGACATGATGTCGTCCCTATATTGGTTTAAAACCAAACGCTATGAAAGCCGAATTACCAAAACCACTTTAAACGGGGATAGTGTAAAAGTTGCCCTCCATGATTATAATATAAATGGACGATTTGATGATGCTGGCAAAGACATGATCTTCTTTGGTGAGCCCAACTTCCCTTTTGATGCGGATCTAATCTCTGGGGCATTAACGCTTGATACATCCGCCACGCTTTTCTCTTTCCACAACCAAGTATATAAGGTTATTGAAGTGGATCCTTTTGGAAAGTTTATCACAATTGAGCCTTCCAACTTAGCTTACGAAAAGTCACTTGGACCAGGCGACCCAATGCCCAACTTGATGCTTCCCACTCCGCAGGGTGATTCGCTTTCGCTAAAAAGTATGATTGATGGCAAACATTATTTGGTGATTGATATGTGGGCTGATTGGTGTAAACCATGCCACGCTTCGGCTCCCAAACTTAAAGAGTTTGCCGAAAAACATCGGGACAAAGTCAAGATGCTTGGCGTAAGTCCTCATAATCTAAATGATGCTGTGGCTAATTACACTACTAAATATGGTCATGACTGGACACAAGCTTTAACTACAAAAGAGTTTATGAAAACCTTTTTGGCAGATGAATATCCACGCTACATACTTATTGATCCAAAAGGTAAGATTGTAAGTTTAAGAACCTATCCGCATCAAATTGAGGAGTTGATTGAGTAA
- a CDS encoding lipoprotein signal peptidase: protein MKRAALIVSLVLLVDQISKIWIKTNMFLGQEYKITDWFIIHFTENPGMAFGMELGGDYGKLILTLFRIVVVGGIFYWLRGMIKENAKPVAITAVSLVLAGAIGNIIDSVFYGVFFNESYGQLATFMPAEGGYAGWFHGRVVDMLYFPLFRGYLPDWIPFWGGDYFVFFRPIFNIADTAISVGVGLLLLFQKHIFKK from the coding sequence TTGAAAAGAGCCGCGCTTATTGTTTCCCTGGTTCTGTTGGTCGATCAGATTTCTAAAATTTGGATCAAGACCAACATGTTCCTCGGTCAGGAGTATAAAATTACCGATTGGTTTATCATTCACTTTACCGAAAATCCCGGGATGGCTTTTGGGATGGAGCTTGGTGGCGATTATGGCAAACTAATTTTAACCCTTTTCCGCATCGTAGTGGTGGGTGGAATTTTTTACTGGCTGCGCGGTATGATAAAAGAAAATGCCAAGCCCGTGGCCATCACGGCTGTATCTCTGGTACTAGCCGGGGCTATTGGCAATATTATTGACTCCGTATTTTACGGAGTCTTTTTTAATGAAAGCTACGGACAGCTCGCCACCTTTATGCCAGCTGAAGGCGGTTATGCTGGCTGGTTTCATGGCCGTGTGGTAGACATGCTTTACTTCCCCTTATTCAGAGGCTACCTTCCAGACTGGATTCCTTTTTGGGGAGGTGATTATTTCGTTTTCTTCCGCCCTATCTTCAATATTGCTGACACTGCAATTTCTGTAGGCGTGGGTCTGCTACTTCTTTTTCAGAAGCATATTTTTAAAAAGTAA
- a CDS encoding TraR/DksA family transcriptional regulator codes for MTDNTENLDKVRYSDAELAEFKKLIMEKKEQAEEDLRLLKETFANDKSNGTDDTSPTFKAFEEGSDTMSKEANSQLASRQEKFIRDLKNALVRIENKTYGICRVTGKLISKERLTLVPHATLSIEAKNRQ; via the coding sequence ATGACAGACAACACAGAAAACCTTGATAAAGTAAGATACTCTGATGCAGAGCTTGCTGAGTTTAAGAAACTCATCATGGAGAAAAAAGAACAAGCCGAAGAAGACCTTAGACTGTTGAAGGAAACTTTTGCCAACGACAAGAGCAACGGTACAGATGACACTTCGCCTACCTTCAAAGCTTTTGAAGAAGGAAGTGATACCATGAGCAAAGAAGCAAACAGCCAGTTAGCTTCACGTCAGGAAAAGTTTATCCGCGACCTAAAAAATGCTTTGGTTCGTATAGAAAACAAAACCTACGGAATTTGCCGCGTAACAGGTAAGTTGATCAGCAAAGAGCGCCTTACTTTGGTACCGCATGCTACACTTAGCATTGAGGCTAAAAACCGTCAATAA
- the ileS gene encoding isoleucine--tRNA ligase yields MARKYPEYKHLNLSGISQEILKYWQDNNIFEESISSREGKPSFTFYEGPPSANGLPGIHHVMARSIKDIFCRFKTLEGYQVKRKAGWDTHGLPVELGVEKELGITKEDIGKTISVEAYNEACKKAVMRYTDVWNDLTEKMGYWVDMDDPYITYKSKYMETVWWLLKQIWDKELMYKGYTIQPYSPKAGTGLSSHEVNMPGSYRDVTDTTIIAQFPAIKNEAYSNTFGDAVKADDKVYFLAWTTTPWTLPSNTALTVGKKIEYVMVETFNMYTHKAQKVVLAKNLVGKYFKAEQKDQPLADYDGKGKNIPWTIVWEGVGADLLELRYEQLLPYALPYENAENAFRVISGDFVTTEDGTGIVHTAPTFGADDAKVAKEATPPVPPMLVLDDNENPVPLVDLQGKFTKHMGEYGGRYVKNEYYADGEAPEKSVDVEIAIKLKEENKAFKVEKYVHSYPHCWRTDKPILYYPLDSWFINVTQHKERLVGLNKEINWKPKSTGEGRFGNWLENANDWNLSRSRYWGIPLPIWSTEDGTERKIFGSVEELKAACDEAIKAGLMDSHPFESFEPGNMDEANYDTVDLHRNVVDKVVLLSPKGQPMHRESDLIDVWFDSGAMPYAQLHYPFENKDKFETQYPADFIAEGVDQTRGWFYTLHTIAGLVFDSVAYKNVVSNGLVLDKNGQKMSKRLGNAADPFETILKYGADPVRWYMITNAQPWDNLKFDLEGIGEVQRKFFGTLYNTYSFFALYANIDGFEWNADQQTNVADRPEIDRWVLSRLQVLKQTVKNSFNEYEPTRAGRAMQQFVDEELSNWYVRLCRRRFWKGEMSTDKQMAYETLYECLFTVSQLMSPIAPFFADWLYQNLSSHLPEGSKEKSVHLTYLGEARAELIDERLNDRMKMAQQLSSMVFSLRKRESIKVRQPLQKMMVPALKPETVELIESIQDLVLSEVNVKELDILKDVSGVLVKKVKPDFKKLGPKYGKLMKQIAGAVGKFEQNDIAKLEEQGHYHLTLEGQEVELLMEDVEVSTEDIPGWLVMTENGITVALDITLSEELKNEGIARELVNRIQNLRKDSGLEVTDRIALRVQKADGLETAISENKGYITTETLTETLEMTDNLTEGLEVSFDEINTKIHLEKV; encoded by the coding sequence ATGGCGCGCAAATATCCAGAATACAAGCATTTGAACCTTTCCGGCATAAGCCAGGAAATACTAAAATATTGGCAAGACAATAACATTTTTGAGGAAAGCATTTCTTCCCGTGAAGGAAAGCCGTCTTTCACCTTTTATGAAGGACCTCCCTCGGCTAATGGTTTGCCCGGAATTCACCACGTAATGGCGCGTTCTATCAAGGATATTTTTTGCCGTTTCAAAACTTTGGAAGGTTACCAGGTAAAGCGCAAAGCTGGCTGGGATACACACGGACTGCCTGTAGAGCTTGGTGTAGAAAAGGAATTGGGTATTACCAAAGAAGACATTGGCAAAACCATTTCTGTGGAAGCCTACAACGAAGCTTGTAAAAAAGCCGTGATGCGCTATACTGATGTGTGGAATGACCTTACCGAAAAGATGGGCTATTGGGTAGATATGGATGATCCCTACATTACCTACAAGTCCAAATATATGGAAACGGTATGGTGGCTGCTAAAGCAAATTTGGGACAAAGAGCTGATGTACAAAGGCTACACCATTCAGCCTTATTCGCCAAAAGCGGGAACAGGACTTAGCTCGCACGAGGTAAACATGCCCGGATCTTACCGTGATGTTACCGACACCACCATTATCGCGCAGTTTCCTGCGATAAAAAATGAAGCTTACAGCAATACTTTTGGTGATGCCGTAAAGGCCGATGATAAAGTTTACTTCTTAGCGTGGACGACTACTCCATGGACACTTCCTTCAAACACTGCGCTTACCGTAGGAAAGAAGATTGAGTATGTGATGGTGGAAACTTTTAACATGTACACCCACAAAGCTCAAAAGGTTGTGTTAGCTAAAAACCTTGTCGGTAAATACTTCAAAGCTGAGCAAAAAGACCAACCACTTGCCGACTATGATGGCAAGGGTAAAAATATTCCATGGACTATAGTTTGGGAAGGTGTAGGCGCTGACCTTTTGGAATTGCGCTATGAGCAGCTTTTGCCTTATGCTCTACCTTACGAGAATGCCGAAAATGCTTTCCGCGTAATTAGCGGAGACTTTGTAACCACCGAAGATGGTACAGGTATCGTTCATACGGCTCCTACTTTTGGTGCTGATGATGCCAAGGTAGCCAAAGAAGCTACACCTCCAGTGCCTCCAATGTTGGTGCTTGATGATAATGAAAACCCAGTGCCTTTGGTTGACCTGCAAGGAAAATTCACCAAGCACATGGGCGAGTATGGCGGCCGCTATGTGAAGAATGAATATTATGCCGATGGTGAAGCTCCTGAGAAATCAGTAGATGTAGAAATTGCCATCAAACTGAAGGAAGAAAACAAAGCCTTTAAAGTTGAGAAATACGTGCACAGCTACCCACATTGCTGGCGTACGGACAAGCCTATTCTTTATTATCCTTTGGATAGCTGGTTTATAAATGTGACCCAGCACAAGGAGCGTTTGGTAGGTTTGAATAAAGAAATTAACTGGAAACCTAAAAGCACTGGTGAAGGACGTTTTGGAAACTGGCTCGAAAATGCCAATGACTGGAATCTAAGCCGCTCGCGCTACTGGGGTATTCCTTTGCCGATATGGAGCACGGAAGATGGTACCGAGCGCAAAATATTTGGTAGTGTAGAAGAGCTTAAAGCGGCCTGCGATGAAGCCATAAAAGCTGGATTGATGGATTCACATCCTTTTGAAAGCTTTGAGCCGGGCAACATGGACGAAGCCAATTACGACACCGTAGATCTTCACAGAAATGTGGTGGACAAAGTAGTTTTGCTTTCCCCGAAAGGGCAACCGATGCACAGAGAGTCCGACCTGATTGATGTATGGTTTGATAGCGGTGCTATGCCCTATGCTCAGCTTCATTATCCTTTTGAAAATAAAGACAAATTTGAAACTCAGTACCCTGCAGATTTTATTGCTGAAGGGGTAGACCAAACGCGTGGATGGTTTTACACTTTGCACACCATTGCTGGTCTGGTTTTCGATTCTGTGGCCTACAAAAATGTCGTGTCAAACGGATTGGTGCTTGACAAAAATGGCCAGAAAATGTCCAAGAGATTGGGCAACGCTGCTGACCCATTTGAGACTATTTTAAAGTATGGTGCTGACCCTGTTCGCTGGTACATGATTACCAATGCACAACCTTGGGATAATTTGAAATTTGACCTTGAAGGAATTGGCGAAGTGCAGCGTAAATTCTTTGGCACTCTTTACAACACCTACTCTTTCTTCGCGCTTTACGCAAATATTGACGGGTTTGAATGGAATGCAGACCAACAGACCAATGTGGCCGACCGCCCTGAGATTGACCGCTGGGTACTTTCACGTTTGCAGGTTCTTAAACAAACTGTGAAAAATAGCTTTAATGAATATGAGCCAACCCGTGCTGGCCGAGCTATGCAGCAGTTTGTAGATGAAGAACTGAGCAACTGGTACGTTCGCCTTTGCCGCAGACGTTTTTGGAAAGGTGAAATGAGCACCGATAAGCAAATGGCTTATGAAACGCTTTATGAGTGCTTGTTTACAGTAAGTCAATTGATGAGTCCTATTGCTCCGTTTTTTGCTGATTGGTTGTATCAAAACCTAAGTAGCCATTTGCCGGAAGGCAGCAAAGAAAAGTCGGTACATCTGACTTACCTGGGCGAGGCTAGAGCAGAGTTGATTGATGAGCGCCTGAACGACAGAATGAAAATGGCCCAGCAATTGAGCTCCATGGTATTTTCATTGCGTAAGCGCGAAAGCATAAAAGTGCGCCAGCCACTACAAAAAATGATGGTGCCCGCGCTAAAACCAGAAACCGTTGAACTTATTGAAAGCATTCAGGACCTTGTCCTTTCTGAAGTAAATGTGAAGGAACTGGATATACTAAAAGACGTTTCTGGCGTTTTGGTGAAGAAGGTAAAACCCGACTTTAAGAAGCTTGGCCCAAAATATGGTAAGCTGATGAAGCAAATTGCCGGGGCTGTTGGTAAGTTTGAGCAAAACGATATTGCCAAGCTTGAAGAACAAGGCCATTATCACCTTACTTTAGAAGGGCAGGAAGTGGAACTATTGATGGAAGATGTAGAAGTTTCTACAGAAGATATTCCAGGGTGGTTGGTAATGACCGAAAACGGTATTACTGTGGCGCTTGATATTACGCTGAGCGAAGAGTTGAAAAATGAAGGTATAGCCCGTGAATTGGTAAACCGCATTCAAAACTTGAGAAAAGATAGCGGACTGGAAGTAACGGACAGAATTGCACTTAGGGTACAAAAAGCCGATGGACTGGAAACCGCCATTAGCGAAAACAAAGGCTATATAACCACCGAAACACTGACTGAAACTTTGGAAATGACTGATAATCTGACTGAAGGACTAGAAGTAAGTTTTGATGAAATAAATACTAAAATACACCTCGAGAAGGTTTAA
- a CDS encoding dihydrofolate reductase family protein, giving the protein MRKISLYIAASLDGYIAKSDGDIKWLVDFPNPEKDDFGYNHFIKEVETTLMGGVTFRQIADFEEWPYPDKENFVFTRQRGEESALVTFITSDVVDFVKELRKKKGGLIWLIGGGSINTIFMQNDLVDEIILTVVPIVLGDGIPLFAKGDLNKTMKLQKTEAFSNGMVQLTYSKQ; this is encoded by the coding sequence ATGCGCAAAATTTCTCTGTACATAGCCGCGTCTTTAGATGGCTATATTGCTAAATCAGATGGTGATATAAAATGGTTGGTTGATTTTCCAAACCCTGAAAAGGATGATTTTGGTTATAATCATTTTATAAAAGAAGTAGAAACCACTTTAATGGGTGGAGTAACCTTCCGGCAAATTGCGGACTTTGAGGAATGGCCTTATCCTGATAAAGAGAATTTCGTGTTTACACGGCAAAGAGGTGAGGAAAGTGCCTTGGTTACTTTTATAACCAGCGATGTAGTGGATTTTGTAAAAGAGCTTAGAAAGAAAAAAGGTGGTCTCATCTGGTTAATTGGCGGGGGGAGTATCAACACTATTTTTATGCAAAATGACTTAGTTGACGAAATCATTCTTACCGTAGTTCCCATTGTTCTTGGAGATGGAATTCCTTTGTTTGCAAAAGGGGATTTAAATAAAACAATGAAGCTGCAAAAAACCGAAGCTTTTTCAAACGGGATGGTTCAACTCACATATTCTAAACAATAA
- a CDS encoding transporter substrate-binding domain-containing protein, which produces MPKFLSTLFLFLFSGILLLAQDTTLVIGVREAPPFVLNEANGVNGLSVDFWHLVEDEAGVDFVFKNYDNLPDLLAAVKSGEVDMSINPITVTDERMHDLYFSQPFFISGTVVARKSESTWWSVLKNIFSWQFFSAVAVLLFVIFLFGLAIWFFERRKNPEQFGKGVKGIGDGFWWSAVTMTTVGYGDKSPVSRGGRVVGFIWMFAAIIMISSLTAGIASALTVQSLGTIINSVEDLRKFNVASIDGSSSSAHLKKFGVETVDYKSVKDALLAVDNDEIDMVVYDRPILKHYINELNLEDIKIAKKNLRTDYYSFSFKRGSELRDFLDPYVVQVLNSDEWGYKLKLHMGDD; this is translated from the coding sequence ATGCCTAAATTTTTATCCACGTTGTTTCTATTCCTCTTTTCGGGAATTTTGCTTTTAGCCCAGGACACTACTCTTGTGATTGGGGTGAGGGAAGCTCCTCCCTTTGTTCTTAATGAGGCAAATGGGGTAAATGGTTTAAGTGTGGATTTTTGGCACTTGGTAGAAGATGAGGCTGGAGTAGATTTTGTTTTCAAAAACTATGATAACCTACCTGATTTGCTAGCTGCTGTAAAGTCTGGTGAAGTGGATATGTCAATCAACCCGATAACGGTGACAGATGAAAGGATGCATGATTTGTATTTTTCGCAGCCATTTTTCATCTCAGGCACGGTGGTAGCTCGCAAATCTGAAAGTACCTGGTGGTCGGTTTTAAAGAATATTTTTAGTTGGCAATTTTTCTCTGCCGTAGCGGTATTACTGTTTGTTATCTTTCTTTTTGGCTTGGCTATCTGGTTTTTCGAAAGAAGGAAAAACCCGGAGCAATTTGGTAAAGGCGTTAAGGGTATTGGCGATGGTTTTTGGTGGAGTGCTGTAACAATGACGACTGTAGGTTATGGAGATAAATCCCCGGTTTCGCGTGGAGGTCGTGTAGTAGGGTTTATTTGGATGTTTGCCGCCATAATCATGATTTCGAGCTTAACGGCAGGGATTGCAAGTGCCCTTACTGTGCAGTCATTAGGCACTATAATTAATAGCGTAGAAGATTTGCGGAAGTTCAATGTGGCCTCAATTGACGGTAGTAGTAGTTCGGCACACCTGAAAAAATTTGGTGTAGAAACAGTGGATTATAAAAGTGTGAAAGACGCTTTGCTTGCTGTAGATAATGATGAGATTGATATGGTGGTGTATGATCGCCCTATTTTGAAACATTATATAAACGAGCTAAACCTTGAGGATATAAAAATTGCTAAGAAAAACCTTCGAACAGACTATTATAGTTTTTCGTTTAAGAGGGGAAGTGAACTTAGAGATTTTCTTGATCCCTATGTGGTGCAGGTGCTCAATTCGGATGAGTGGGGCTATAAGTTGAAACTGCACATGGGTGATGATTAG
- a CDS encoding SMP-30/gluconolactonase/LRE family protein, giving the protein MKKSFLLFGGLIMLAACGQQPTEEKKDPAVQEPAIEERGAKEPSLSLVWETDTSLTTNESVLSHEGVLYVSNIAGKPTDKDGVGFISKVDMDGQVTDLKWAKGLDAPKGMGVLNDKLYVTNITELVEINLADGKITKRYPVSGSEFLNDIAILDNKVYFSDMNTGKLHVLENGQVTTLAENREALNGLAVSEGKLYGLDAKGLHQFSLDGKEHVTINDEVTGGDGLIVIDENTFVASRWKGEIWMIKEGLATKMLDSKDQDVQTADIAYIPEEKLVLVPRFFSNKVSAYRLDY; this is encoded by the coding sequence ATGAAAAAGAGCTTTTTACTATTTGGCGGCCTCATTATGCTGGCGGCTTGTGGACAACAACCTACAGAAGAAAAGAAAGACCCTGCGGTGCAGGAACCAGCCATAGAAGAGCGAGGCGCTAAAGAACCTTCGCTTTCTCTAGTTTGGGAAACGGATACAAGCCTTACTACCAATGAATCTGTGCTTTCACATGAAGGTGTTTTGTACGTGAGTAACATCGCAGGAAAACCTACTGATAAGGATGGTGTAGGATTTATTTCTAAAGTGGATATGGATGGACAGGTAACAGACCTGAAATGGGCTAAAGGCTTGGATGCACCAAAGGGGATGGGTGTGCTAAATGACAAGTTGTACGTTACTAATATTACCGAGTTAGTAGAAATCAATTTGGCGGATGGTAAAATTACAAAGCGTTATCCAGTGTCTGGTTCAGAGTTTTTGAACGATATAGCCATCTTGGATAACAAAGTTTACTTTTCGGATATGAATACTGGAAAGCTACATGTTTTAGAAAATGGGCAAGTGACAACTCTAGCTGAAAATCGTGAAGCCCTGAATGGACTAGCTGTTTCTGAAGGTAAGTTGTACGGCCTTGATGCCAAGGGATTGCATCAATTTTCGCTTGACGGGAAAGAGCATGTAACCATAAACGATGAGGTAACTGGTGGGGATGGACTTATAGTGATTGATGAAAACACCTTTGTGGCCAGCCGATGGAAAGGTGAAATTTGGATGATTAAAGAGGGTCTTGCAACCAAAATGTTGGATTCAAAGGATCAGGATGTTCAAACTGCAGATATCGCTTATATACCTGAGGAAAAGTTGGTTTTGGTACCAAGGTTTTTTTCCAATAAGGTGAGCGCCTACAGACTGGATTATTAG